TGTTACGGTGCTTCTGCTGGCTATGTTCGCGTTCGGCGGGATTATGACCAAGCCTCTGCGCCTTGCTGCGGCAGGCATGAGAGAGAACCGTGATGTTTCTGCGGAGACTGCCAAGATCCGTACTATGAGTCTGCTGCTGATGGTTTCGCTGGTGATCATGATTTTCTTCATGGTCTACAATACGATTATCTAAATAGCCTGCTGCCGGATTGGCAGTGTGGTGCTAACAGCTCTGGAAGCCTCGGCCTCCAGGGCTGTTTCGCATGTCTGGATGCACATGGTTGGATATTGTTCCCAACGGCTATGTATTCCGATACACTGTGATTAGGTGCTTGGTTCATTTGGCATCACATACATACTTAGGAGTGAGCGCAGTAATGATAGGAAGAAAATTAGTAACGGTCGGGCTGAGTCTGGGCTTGCTGCTGGGTTCAGCCGGGCATATGTCTGCGGCAGCCGATTATGAAGGACACTGGGCGCAGAAGCAGATGAGCCGCTGGCTGGAACAGGGATGGCTGAAGGGATTCGCGGACGGGTCAGTCCGGCCGGATCAGGCGATCACTAGAGCGGAATTTATCGCGTTAATCAACCAGTTGGCCGGGCTGACGGCTGAGAGCAAGGTGAAGGCTGATTTCAGCGATCTGCCTAAGACGAGCTGGGCATACGAAGAAATCTCGAAAGCGCTGGAAGTGGGCATCATCAAGGGTTACGGAGGCACGATTCGTCCGGGCGATCCCGTTATGCGCCAGGAGGCGGCGATTATGGTGAGCAGAATGATGTATTTTGAGACGGGAAGCACGGAGGTATTATCCATGCTCAGCGATAAGGATCAGATTGCAGGCTGGAGCCAAGCCGATGTCGCTGCAATGATCAATGCCGGAGGAATGAAGGGGTACCCGGACGGGCGGTTTGCTCCAGAACAGGCGATGACCCGGGCCGAAGCGGTTGCACTGCTGGATTACTACAATGTCACAAGCGGCGGCTTGCAGAGTGTAACTATAAGCCGTTCTGAGGGGCTTGGAAGCTTTGAACCAGGAGCCATCAAATACTATAACAATGTCACTGTATCCGGCTATGATGTGCTGCTGCAGAATCTGAAAATTTTTGGAGACCTGGTCCTGGAGGAAGGGATCGGCAACGGAGAGGTGAACTTGGACAGTGTTGAAGTACTAGGCAAGGTCATCATACAGGGCAGCGGAGATCCCTCAGTGCAGCTCAAGAACACAACCATGAACCAAGTGATTGTGCAGAAGAATAGTGGAACTGCCCGCCTGGTCACCGAAGGTACAACCTGGGTGAAGGCATTGTCGGTACAGTCCGGTGTAAATCTGGAAGAGGGGGAGGGTACCGGAGAAGGGTTCACAGATATTGATCTGCCATCCGGTCTTGCGGCCGGGATCGCAGTAACGCTTAACGGTAATTTCGTAGACGTGAATATTGAAGGCCAAGGACCAGTCCTCCACCTGCAAAAAGGCTCCATACGCACGCTTAAGACTGCTGCCTCTGCATCAGGGGTTAAGATAGAGCTGGATGAAGGGACAACGGTGACGCAGGCGATTCTGAATATGTCAACGAAGGTTACGGGTGCGGGTAAGGTTCAGGATGCAATTGTGAAGGAAGATGAATAGAGTTCTGAATAAAAGACTGCTCTTCTAACCGGCGTCATGAGGAGCATAGAAGAATGTATGCAAAAAACCGAATACAATTTGCTGCTGCGAAGACATATTGGCCCATGTATGCGAAAAACCGAATACAATTTAAGCTGCGAAGGCATATGGGCCGAATGTATGTGAAAAACCGAATACATTTAGCATTATGATGATTCTCCTCATCGCTAACGCCGGATGCAGCCAAAATCAGGCAGATGGAGAAGTGTTAGTTAAAGAGCGAGGCACCGCTTAGCGTAGCATTAGGTATCAGCATCGTTACCCTGGTCTATATCCCGTTACTCCCCAGGTACTCCCGGTCCAGTATCGCATAAAAGTATTGGTTGACCCACTGGTTGTTCCAGTGTATTTCTTCCTGGAATACGCCTTCGCGGACCATGCCTAACCTATCCAGCACTTTGATGGATGAGGTATTGTACTCATTGCACATTGCTACGACTCTGTGGGCCTTCCATTCTTCAAAAGCAAGCTTCA
This genomic interval from Paenibacillus sp. FSL H8-0332 contains the following:
- a CDS encoding S-layer homology domain-containing protein, with product MIGRKLVTVGLSLGLLLGSAGHMSAAADYEGHWAQKQMSRWLEQGWLKGFADGSVRPDQAITRAEFIALINQLAGLTAESKVKADFSDLPKTSWAYEEISKALEVGIIKGYGGTIRPGDPVMRQEAAIMVSRMMYFETGSTEVLSMLSDKDQIAGWSQADVAAMINAGGMKGYPDGRFAPEQAMTRAEAVALLDYYNVTSGGLQSVTISRSEGLGSFEPGAIKYYNNVTVSGYDVLLQNLKIFGDLVLEEGIGNGEVNLDSVEVLGKVIIQGSGDPSVQLKNTTMNQVIVQKNSGTARLVTEGTTWVKALSVQSGVNLEEGEGTGEGFTDIDLPSGLAAGIAVTLNGNFVDVNIEGQGPVLHLQKGSIRTLKTAASASGVKIELDEGTTVTQAILNMSTKVTGAGKVQDAIVKEDE